The following are encoded together in the Oncorhynchus kisutch isolate 150728-3 linkage group LG8, Okis_V2, whole genome shotgun sequence genome:
- the LOC109895600 gene encoding cysteine dioxygenase type 1: MEQTEVMKPETLDDLIKVLHKIFESDNINVEEVQNIMEAYDSNPQEWMKFAKFDQFRYTRNLVDEGNGKFNLMILCWGEGHGSSIHDHTDSHCFMKLLQGQLKETLFEWPDKKTCNMVQKSQRILQTNQCAYINDSFGLHRVENASHTECSASLHLYSPPFKTCQTFDQRTGHKNTVKMTFWSKFGERTPFETTVSQENN; the protein is encoded by the exons ATGGAGCAAACCGAAGTGATGAAACCAGAAACTCTTGATGATCTGATCAAAGTTTTGCATAAAATCTTTGAAAGTGACAATATCAATGTGGAGGAGGTGCAAAATATAATGGAAGCATATGACAGCAATCCACAGGAATGGATGAAATTTGCAAAATTCGACCAGTTCAG GTACACAAGGAACCTGGTGGATGAAGGGAATGGAAAGTTCAACCTCATGATACTTTGTTGGGGAGAGGGTCACGGCAG CAGTATCCATGACCACACAGACTCCCACTGTTTCATGAAGTTGCTGCAAGGCCAGCTGAAGGAGACGCTTTTTGAATGGCCCGATAAAAAAACATGCAACATGGTTCAGAAATCTCAGAGAATCCTGCAAACAAACCAGTGTGCCTACATCAATG ATTCCTTTGGGCTGCACAGAGTAGAGAACGCCAGTCACACAGAATGTTCGGCCAGTTTGCACCTGTACAGTCCCCCCTTCAAGACCTGCCAGACCTTTGACCAGCGGACTGGACACAAGAACACTGTCAAGATGACGTTCTGGAGCAAATTTGGAGAGAGGACTCCATTT GAAACCACAGTCTCACAAGAAAATAACTAA